The following are encoded in a window of Vigna unguiculata cultivar IT97K-499-35 chromosome 8, ASM411807v1, whole genome shotgun sequence genomic DNA:
- the LOC114193759 gene encoding uncharacterized protein LOC114193759, protein MEKKDLDFILVPGGLLLMSVYHFWLFYRVMKHPTKTVIGVNAINRRIWVQAMMEDVSKNGVLAVQSLRNNIMASTLLASTAIMLSSLIAVLMSSGHERKTVVSEVFGDRSDLGLSIKFFSILVCFLLAFLLNVQSIRYYSHASILINVPFKKVSSNVRHHMLTAEYVATTVNRGSYFWSLGLRAFYFSFPLFMWLFGPIPVFCTSIALVFMLYFLDVTFECGCAGVGDTDIDEVFQLSKHHVDVEIGRDN, encoded by the exons ATGGAAAAGAAGGATCTGGATTTTATACTGGTCCCTGGTGGCCTACTTTTGATGTCGGTGTATCATTTTTGGCTCTTCTACCGAGTCATGAAACACCCCACCAAAACAGTCATCGGTGTCAATGCAATCAATCGCCGTATCTGGGTCCAGGCCATGATGGAG GATGTGTCGAAAAATGGAGTTCTAGCAGTGCAATCTTTGAGAAACAACATAATGGCATCGACCCTTTTGGCTTCCACAGCGATAATGTTGAGTTCCCTCATTGCTGTGTTGATGAGCAGTGGCCATGAGAGGAAAACAGTGGTGTCTGAGGTTTTTGGGGACAGGAGTGACCTTGGTCTGTCCATAAAGTTCTTCTCCATATTGGTGTGTTTCTTGTTGGCATTTCTGCTGAATGTTCAGTCCATAAGGTACTATAGCCATGCAAGTATCCTTATCAACGTACCCTTCAAGAAAGTGTCTTCAAATGTGAGGCACCACATGCTCACAGCTGAGTATGTTGCCACCACTGTGAACAGAGGCAGCTACTTCTGGTCCCTTGGGTTGCGTGCCTTCTACTTCTCATTCCCTCTGTTCATGTGGCTCTTTGGACCAATTCCAGTTTTCTGCACTTCCATTGCTCTTGTTTTCATGCTCTACTTCTTGGATGTTACGTTTGAGTGTGGATGTGCTGGGGTTGGTGACACTgacattgatgaagtttttCAACTGAGCAAACACCATGTTGATGTTGAGATTGGAAGGGATAATTAG
- the LOC114193487 gene encoding probable ribonuclease P/MRP protein subunit POP5, whose translation MVGFKNRYMVMEVFLNPNREKAGDNSVIITQFNVSKAVKDSLLENFGECGLASSLGSFQVKYVNSITNVCIIRVSREEYQKLWSAITMVTNIANCPVVFNLLDLSGSIRACKNAALKCEESKFEQYKLMVGDRFSSADSDRMNSYLDRIKVLEH comes from the exons ATGGTGGGGTTCAAAAACAGATACATGGTGATGGAGGTTTTCCTCAACCCTAATAGAGAAAAAGCGGGCGATAATTCTGTTATAATTACACAGTTTAATGTCTCCAAAGCTGTGAAAGACAGCCTTTTGGAGAATTTTGGGGAGTGTGGTTTGGCTTCATCGTTGGGATCATTCCAAG TTAAGTATGTGAATTCAATTACCAATGTGTGTATAATTCGGGTATCAAGGGAGGAGTATCAGAAACTATGGTCTGCCATTACGATGGTCACAAACATTGCAAACTGCCCCGTCGTCTTTAATTTGCTGGATTTGTCTG GAAGTATAAGGGCGTGTAAAAATGCTGCCTTGAAGTGTGAGGAATCAAAATTTGAGCAGTACAAACTCATGGTCGGTGATCGTTTCTCTTCTGCTGATTCTGATCGCATGAATTCCTATCTCGACAGGATCAAAGTTTTGGAACACTGA
- the LOC114194511 gene encoding uncharacterized protein LOC114194511: MEVHGKPMVAAPSNVIYLSSILGQDGPVPCHRCNWKCENEHVCGNMYRCKLTMLTHICDKNCNQRILYDNHSSLCLASGQIFPLTPAEEQAVRGVRRKLDAENSPSDSCGFKRRRDAQFHPSPFERSFTAVGPICSQVGDGMDMN; this comes from the coding sequence ATGGAGGTACATGGCAAACCTATGGTTGCAGCTCCTTCAAATGTTATTTATCTGTCAAGTATTTTGGGCCAAGATGGTCCAGTTCCCTGTCACAGATGCAACTGGAAATGTGAAAATGAACATGTTTGTGGAAACATGTATCGCTGCAAGCTAACAATGCTGACTCACATCTGCGATAAAAACTGTAACCAGAGAATTCTGTATGATAACCATAGCTCACTTTGTCTAGCAAGTGGTCAAATTTTCCCCCTTACTCCAGCAGAGGAACAAGCAGTGAGAGGTGTCCGCAGAAAGCTTGATGCAGAGAATTCCCCCTCTGATAGCTGCGGTTTTAAGCGTAGACGTGATGCACAATTTCATCCTTCTCCTTTCGAGAGATCTTTCACTGCTGTCGGTCCTATCTGCAGCCAAGTTGGAGATGGCATGGATATGAATTAG